AGCGCATACGTCGTGCTGAAAACCAGGTAATGTGAGCTCGGCAGTTCTTATCCCGCCCCCCAGGGAATCAGCTGCCTCAAAAAGCTCAACCGACAATCCGGCCCGTGCCATCGTGACCGCTGCGGCCAGCCCATTGGGCCCGGAGCCCACCACTGCAACGTCAGCCATGCTCAACGTTCCCCGTGTCCTGAATTTGATCCTGAATTTGATCCCGAAGAGACACCACGGGGTCATTGGGCGGGCCCAGCAAAACCCCACCCTGCGGATCATCGACGCCCCCTCGACGCACAACATCATTGCCGAGAACATACATGTCCCGAATTGTCAGGGCAATAAGTGCACAGGTTGCCGCACCCGCTGCCATTGAAGCCAGCATGAAATACGGAGAATCAATAGCGTGCTGGCTACTGATGTCACCTAAAACCTTGCTGCGGAACAGCATGAGAGCAATAAAGTGTCCAATGATGGCCGCCTGCCACAGCAGTATGGGTCGCCATCTTGGTAGAGCTAATGCAAGCAGTGGCAACAACCAGATTGCGTGCCACGGTTCTGTGCCCTTATTCACCACCATGAATCCTGCGACAGCGACAAAAATTAGTTGGGCAACGCGAGGACGGCGCGGGGCATACAGAGCCAACGCAGCCACACCCAAGACCACAATGGCCAGCAGGACCACCGCTAGTGCGTTGCTCGTGCCAATGTCCATTCCTTGCCAGCCCATGCGCTCAGCAACGAGGTTCCAGCCGCCATAAATTGAGGACTCTGACGGTTCACTTGCCAACCGCTTCTTCAGATACTCAGGAAAACCTGGCGGGTTGATAGCCATGACCGGGGCCAGCAATAACAGCCAGGTGACTGCTGTTGCGCCAACCATTTCAAGCATCTCGCTCACGCGTCGAGCCCGG
This genomic window from Arthrobacter sp. TMP15 contains:
- a CDS encoding glycosyltransferase 87 family protein — its product is MQESQGPRTSAKHEIVVPSRSDTLLRNMTEVVGGPLGRRTAPGVTKPGFFTVERVLIVMAAVAAVIAVITKSHCRTTGWTTPDQYSTVCWSMFPNSFTEHRLGTLFPFFAPGPPFEQPMLAGWIAGATAWLTGPAGEGVGPQLAFFDLNAALIAMVWIITVIIVARTARRRMWDAAIVAASPVLMLTAYVSWDFWAAALVSLAIYFFARRRTLWAGAILGVGAMAAPYPIIVLVAFVALGIRARRVSEMLEMVGATAVTWLLLLAPVMAINPPGFPEYLKKRLASEPSESSIYGGWNLVAERMGWQGMDIGTSNALAVVLLAIVVLGVAALALYAPRRPRVAQLIFVAVAGFMVVNKGTEPWHAIWLLPLLALALPRWRPILLWQAAIIGHFIALMLFRSKVLGDISSQHAIDSPYFMLASMAAGAATCALIALTIRDMYVLGNDVVRRGGVDDPQGGVLLGPPNDPVVSLRDQIQDQIQDTGNVEHG